In Acidimicrobiales bacterium, one DNA window encodes the following:
- a CDS encoding serine hydrolase, protein MAVLLGASPAGATSSAPSTAAPGPPPAKAELLADLDTGRVLVAQNAHTPLPPASLTKLLTAVVAADWVPSGTQVPVSARAENVSPDKLGMKAGQVWPLDITMHALLISSSNDAAYALAELVSGSIEKFAGTMEDAGRQMGMQDHPVLRDPAGLDGSEGAGGGNLLSAWDIAIAARDLMANPYLAGIVAEKSFRFTGPDGIVYEIASHNRAFLNSYPGAVGVKTGYTDPAGVCVAAEAVRGGRHMLAVVMNGEFPDKTAEMLLDQGFATAPGSEPAQGPMLPPVLEPHPPAPVAKHDPARGGSRTQPTPGTAASGTDQLASIGATKKSQPLMPPVLAAASIATLIACAWTLASRGRRRQRSMGVHYRRKQ, encoded by the coding sequence GTGGCGGTGTTGCTCGGGGCCTCCCCAGCGGGTGCTACGTCATCCGCGCCTTCGACGGCCGCGCCCGGGCCCCCGCCCGCGAAGGCGGAGCTGCTCGCCGACCTCGACACCGGTCGCGTGCTGGTCGCCCAGAACGCCCACACCCCCCTCCCGCCGGCAAGCCTCACCAAGCTCCTCACCGCGGTAGTCGCGGCGGACTGGGTCCCCTCCGGCACTCAGGTCCCTGTGAGCGCGCGCGCCGAGAACGTCTCGCCCGACAAGCTCGGCATGAAGGCGGGCCAGGTCTGGCCCCTCGACATCACCATGCACGCGCTGTTGATCTCGTCCTCCAACGACGCCGCCTACGCCCTGGCCGAGCTCGTCTCGGGCTCGATCGAGAAGTTCGCCGGCACGATGGAGGACGCAGGTCGGCAGATGGGCATGCAGGATCATCCCGTACTCCGTGATCCCGCCGGCCTCGACGGAAGCGAGGGTGCAGGCGGCGGGAACCTGTTGAGCGCGTGGGACATCGCCATCGCCGCGCGGGACCTGATGGCGAACCCGTACCTGGCGGGCATCGTGGCGGAGAAGTCATTTCGCTTCACGGGCCCCGATGGGATCGTGTACGAGATCGCAAGCCACAACCGGGCCTTCCTCAACAGCTACCCGGGCGCGGTCGGCGTCAAGACCGGCTACACGGACCCAGCTGGTGTGTGCGTCGCCGCCGAGGCGGTGCGCGGCGGTCGGCACATGCTCGCCGTCGTCATGAACGGCGAGTTCCCCGACAAGACCGCCGAGATGCTCCTCGACCAGGGCTTCGCGACGGCACCGGGATCCGAGCCGGCGCAGGGTCCCATGTTGCCGCCGGTGCTGGAGCCGCACCCGCCGGCGCCCGTGGCCAAGCACGACCCCGCCCGCGGCGGTTCGCGTACGCAGCCGACGCCCGGCACCGCCGCCAGCGGCACCGACCAGCTCGCCTCGATCGGTGCGACCAAGAAGTCGCAACCGCTGATGCCGCCCGTCCTAGCGGCTGCCAGCATCGCGACACTCATCGCGTGCGCCTGGACGCTCGCATCGCGTGGCCGGCGGCGGCAGCGTTCGATGGGAGTGCACTACCGCCGCAAGCAGTGA
- a CDS encoding wax ester/triacylglycerol synthase family O-acyltransferase: protein MKQLAPGDAFMLYTETPGSPNHIGSLGIFDPSTAPGGTLSFERLLEYYAGRVHLGKSFRRRLVRVPFDLDDPWWVEDSAFDLEYHLRHTSLPAPGDWQQLCTLVGRVHSRPLDLARPPWEAWLIEGVNAVPGVPPGSVAILIRVHHTAIDGVGGIELLSALLQLNPEDEPPGVPDTWQPERMPSPWELLGRAVASNAQKPLRLARGIAKALPAAVRIPSRIRNREIQLPSLTVPTTRFNAKVSPHRAFDAATFSLTDLKAIKSAVPGATVNDAVIAVCAGALRIYLDKLGELPEASLAAVVPMSLRTEDEAGHEGNRVAQFFCDMHTDIADPLQRLAAVAESTRAAKGSQQALGAHSLQQMSSVLPGALFGLALRANAEIGSRTGTTGLLNTQISNIPGPPIPLYCAGAKLLSMYGLGPVVTGAALIHVIMSYCDLVTFSFTTDRDIMPTPAYYADALRVSFDELLVAAGGA, encoded by the coding sequence ATGAAGCAGCTCGCACCGGGTGACGCCTTCATGCTCTACACGGAGACGCCCGGGAGCCCGAACCACATCGGGTCCCTCGGCATATTCGACCCCTCCACCGCGCCGGGCGGCACGTTGTCCTTCGAGCGGCTCCTGGAGTACTACGCGGGAAGGGTTCACCTCGGGAAGTCGTTCCGCCGGCGCCTGGTACGGGTGCCGTTCGACCTCGACGACCCGTGGTGGGTGGAGGACTCCGCCTTCGACCTCGAATACCACCTCCGGCATACGTCGCTGCCTGCTCCCGGCGACTGGCAGCAGCTGTGCACCCTCGTGGGACGCGTGCACTCCCGCCCGCTCGACCTGGCCAGGCCGCCGTGGGAGGCGTGGCTGATCGAGGGGGTCAACGCCGTGCCCGGAGTGCCGCCCGGGTCTGTCGCGATCCTCATTCGGGTGCATCACACGGCCATCGACGGGGTCGGTGGGATCGAGCTGCTCAGCGCGTTGCTCCAACTCAATCCTGAAGACGAGCCTCCCGGCGTTCCGGACACCTGGCAGCCCGAACGCATGCCGAGCCCGTGGGAGCTGCTCGGGCGCGCCGTGGCTTCCAACGCGCAGAAGCCGCTGCGGCTCGCCAGGGGCATCGCCAAGGCGCTCCCGGCAGCTGTCCGCATTCCTTCGAGGATCCGCAACCGCGAGATCCAGTTGCCCTCCCTCACCGTGCCGACCACCCGGTTCAACGCCAAGGTCTCTCCGCACAGGGCCTTCGACGCGGCGACCTTCTCGTTGACCGACCTGAAGGCGATCAAGTCGGCCGTCCCGGGCGCGACGGTCAACGACGCGGTCATCGCGGTCTGCGCCGGCGCGCTGAGGATCTATCTCGACAAGCTGGGAGAGCTTCCCGAGGCGTCGCTCGCAGCCGTCGTGCCCATGTCGTTGCGCACCGAGGACGAAGCGGGCCACGAAGGGAACCGCGTGGCGCAGTTCTTCTGCGACATGCACACCGACATCGCGGATCCGCTGCAACGCCTCGCTGCCGTCGCCGAGTCGACGCGCGCTGCCAAGGGAAGCCAGCAGGCACTCGGCGCGCACAGCCTCCAGCAGATGTCGAGCGTCCTCCCGGGCGCGCTGTTCGGCCTGGCTCTGCGCGCCAACGCCGAGATCGGCTCGAGGACGGGGACGACCGGATTGCTCAACACGCAGATCAGCAACATCCCCGGCCCGCCGATCCCTCTCTACTGCGCCGGCGCCAAGCTGCTCAGCATGTACGGCCTCGGGCCGGTCGTCACAGGTGCCGCGCTGATACACGTGATCATGAGTTACTGCGATCTCGTGACGTTCTCGTTCACGACCGACCGCGACATCATGCCGACCCCGGCGTACTACGCCGACGCGCTCAGGGTGTCCTTCGACGAGCTGCTGGTGGCGGCCGGCGGGGCTTGA
- a CDS encoding acetolactate synthase large subunit: MCVDDLPDGRSFHFPEPNATRRQEPDTRRNPMKMTGAQALIKSLEMEQVEVVFGLPGGCILPAYDPILDSPIRHILVRHEQGAGHMAEGYAHVTGRPGVAMVTSGPAATNLVTPLCDAYMDSVPMVAITGQVSRPVIGTDGFQECDTVGITRSVTKHNELIMDPDEIPLMVRQAFHLATTGRPGPVLLDVPKDVLQADITWHWPSDEDLAASLPGYKPTLKGHPKMIKEAARLISESRRPVIYAGGGILRSRAAGALRELAERTGIPVVTTLMARGAFPDDHPLCLGMPGMHGNYTAVTAMQKSDLLIALGTRFDDRVTGKVTSFAPEAKVVHVDIDPAELGKIRRPDVPIVGDCRQVITEIVRALEGRDQADREEWRSRISGWQERFPLYYDPHVPGDALKPQYVMEQLRDCAPEGTILVSGVGQHQMWASQYWRFTEPYTWVNSGGLGTMGFSVPAAIGAKVGRPDRTVWAVDGDGCFQMTAQELVTAASERIPVKVAILNNAYLGMVRQWQEMFYEERYSEVYLSPDLPDYVKWAEAMGCAAFRVESPEEVQPVIEKANSIDDRPVVIDFRTDSREKVFPMVPAGFSNDDLVVHPSQKPGGERVVQ; encoded by the coding sequence GTGTGCGTTGACGACCTCCCAGACGGGAGGTCGTTTCATTTTCCGGAACCGAACGCAACCCGCCGCCAAGAGCCCGATACACGGAGAAACCCCATGAAGATGACCGGAGCACAAGCCCTGATCAAGAGCCTCGAGATGGAACAGGTCGAGGTCGTATTCGGGCTGCCTGGCGGCTGCATCCTCCCTGCCTACGACCCGATCCTGGACTCGCCGATCCGCCACATCCTGGTCCGTCACGAGCAGGGGGCCGGTCACATGGCCGAGGGTTACGCCCACGTCACGGGCCGCCCCGGCGTGGCCATGGTGACCAGCGGCCCGGCTGCGACCAACCTGGTCACCCCGCTCTGCGACGCCTACATGGACTCGGTCCCGATGGTCGCCATCACCGGGCAGGTGAGCCGGCCGGTCATCGGGACGGACGGCTTTCAGGAGTGCGACACCGTCGGGATCACCCGCTCGGTCACCAAGCACAACGAGCTGATCATGGACCCCGACGAGATCCCGCTCATGGTGCGCCAGGCGTTCCACCTGGCCACCACCGGCCGACCCGGCCCCGTTCTGCTCGACGTCCCCAAAGACGTCCTCCAGGCGGACATCACCTGGCACTGGCCCAGCGACGAGGACCTCGCGGCTTCCCTGCCGGGATACAAACCCACGCTGAAGGGTCACCCGAAGATGATCAAGGAGGCCGCCCGCCTGATCAGCGAGTCCCGGCGGCCCGTCATCTACGCCGGCGGGGGGATCCTGAGGTCCCGAGCGGCCGGTGCGTTGCGCGAGCTGGCCGAGCGGACCGGCATCCCCGTGGTCACGACGCTCATGGCCCGCGGTGCGTTCCCCGACGACCATCCGCTGTGCCTCGGCATGCCCGGTATGCACGGCAACTACACGGCCGTCACCGCGATGCAGAAGTCGGACCTGCTGATAGCTCTCGGCACGCGCTTCGACGACCGGGTGACCGGCAAGGTGACGTCTTTCGCCCCCGAAGCCAAGGTCGTGCACGTCGACATCGACCCGGCGGAGCTCGGCAAGATCCGCAGGCCCGATGTTCCGATCGTGGGGGACTGCAGGCAGGTCATAACCGAAATCGTGCGGGCCCTGGAGGGTCGGGACCAGGCCGACCGCGAGGAATGGCGCAGCCGGATCTCGGGTTGGCAGGAACGTTTCCCGTTGTACTACGACCCCCACGTGCCCGGGGACGCCCTGAAGCCGCAGTACGTCATGGAGCAACTACGCGACTGCGCTCCGGAAGGCACGATCCTCGTCTCCGGTGTCGGCCAGCACCAGATGTGGGCCAGCCAGTACTGGCGGTTCACCGAGCCCTACACGTGGGTCAACTCGGGCGGGCTGGGGACCATGGGCTTCTCCGTCCCGGCCGCAATCGGCGCGAAGGTCGGCCGCCCGGACCGCACCGTGTGGGCGGTCGACGGCGACGGATGCTTCCAGATGACCGCGCAGGAGCTCGTCACCGCCGCGAGCGAGAGGATCCCCGTCAAGGTGGCCATCCTCAACAACGCGTATCTGGGGATGGTCCGCCAGTGGCAGGAGATGTTCTACGAGGAGCGCTACAGCGAGGTGTACCTCTCGCCGGACCTGCCGGACTACGTCAAGTGGGCCGAGGCGATGGGCTGCGCCGCATTCCGCGTCGAGTCGCCGGAGGAGGTCCAGCCTGTGATCGAGAAGGCGAACTCGATCGACGACCGCCCGGTCGTCATCGACTTCCGCACCGACTCCAGGGAGAAGGTCTTCCCCATGGTGCCCGCAGGGTTCTCCAACGACGACCTCGTCGTGCACCCGTCCCAGAAGCCAGGCGGAGAAAGAGTGGTCCAGTAA
- a CDS encoding DUF4333 domain-containing protein encodes MRSRARSAIALAVAAGAGGILSSCDVGPSHTLNPKSVQSQIAKQLSSRYPVSGVLVVCPGKIPDQVGFKFSCTVSFNGGTVRLDGEVTSSKGSYNIRPEEAIISTAQAATTLESDISAQVHATTKVDCGPVSVKVVPVGGQFSCQATITGQGTRRVTVTVEDLDGHFRYSVAPPSSSS; translated from the coding sequence ATGCGCTCCCGAGCCCGTTCAGCGATCGCGTTGGCGGTCGCGGCCGGCGCCGGGGGGATTCTCTCCTCGTGCGACGTGGGCCCGAGCCATACCCTCAACCCGAAGAGCGTCCAGAGCCAGATCGCGAAGCAGCTGAGCTCGCGCTACCCCGTGAGCGGCGTCCTGGTGGTATGCCCCGGGAAGATCCCCGACCAGGTCGGATTCAAGTTCTCCTGCACCGTTTCGTTCAACGGGGGGACCGTGCGCCTGGACGGTGAAGTCACCTCGTCGAAGGGTTCGTACAACATCCGGCCGGAGGAGGCGATCATCTCCACGGCCCAGGCAGCCACGACTCTCGAGAGCGACATCAGCGCGCAAGTTCATGCGACGACGAAAGTTGACTGCGGTCCCGTATCGGTCAAAGTCGTGCCGGTAGGAGGCCAGTTCTCCTGCCAGGCGACGATCACCGGACAAGGGACGCGCCGGGTCACGGTCACCGTCGAAGATCTCGATGGCCACTTCCGCTACAGCGTGGCGCCCCCTTCATCCTCGTCGTGA
- the ilvD gene encoding dihydroxy-acid dehydratase translates to MASDMKPRSREVTDGFERAPARAMLRAVGMTDDDWSKPQVGVASSWNEVTPCNLPLDRLAKQAKEGVREAGGFPIEFVTIAVSDGISMGHEGMRASLVSREVIADSIETMMHAERFDAMVTFAGCDKSLPGMLMAAARINLPSVFLYGGSILPGTGPAGEALDITSVFEAVGARAAGSLTDAELSLIERSACPTIGSCAGMFTANTMASISEALGMALPGSASPAAIDPIRDDFARDSGKAVIRLLEAGIMPRDIMTKEAFENAIAVTMALGGSTNAVLHLLAIAHEARVPLTIEDFDRVGRKVPHIADTKPHGRYHMVDIDKVGGVPVVMKELLDAGLLHGDCLTVTGRTVAENLMALDPPKPDGKVVHPISDAIHAEGGTAILKGSLAPEGAVVKIAGIDQDRFDGTARVFDGEDKAMEAILAGSIQPGTVLVIRYEGPKGGPGMREMLAVTGAMKGAGRGGDCALITDGRFSGGTHGFCVGHIAPEAVDAGPIAFVADGDRIIVDVNTRSIDFEVDPAELERRKSAWSPPKPRYSTGVLAKYARLVRGAETGAVTEP, encoded by the coding sequence GTGGCCAGCGACATGAAGCCCCGGAGCCGTGAAGTGACCGACGGGTTCGAGCGTGCACCTGCGAGAGCGATGCTGCGAGCGGTCGGTATGACAGACGACGACTGGTCGAAGCCGCAGGTGGGCGTCGCCTCCTCGTGGAACGAGGTAACCCCCTGCAACCTCCCCCTCGACCGCTTGGCCAAGCAGGCCAAGGAGGGTGTCCGCGAGGCAGGCGGTTTCCCGATCGAGTTCGTGACCATCGCGGTCTCCGACGGGATATCGATGGGGCACGAAGGAATGAGGGCGTCGCTGGTCAGCCGCGAGGTGATCGCCGACTCCATCGAGACGATGATGCACGCTGAGCGATTCGACGCGATGGTGACCTTCGCCGGCTGCGACAAGTCGCTCCCCGGCATGCTCATGGCGGCCGCCCGGATCAACCTGCCGTCGGTCTTCCTCTACGGCGGGAGCATCCTGCCCGGCACGGGCCCCGCGGGCGAAGCACTCGACATCACGAGTGTCTTCGAGGCGGTGGGCGCCAGGGCGGCAGGGTCGTTGACCGACGCGGAGTTGTCGCTCATCGAACGAAGCGCCTGCCCGACGATCGGCAGCTGCGCCGGCATGTTCACCGCCAACACCATGGCCTCGATCTCCGAGGCATTGGGGATGGCCCTTCCCGGTTCCGCGTCGCCGGCGGCCATCGATCCGATCAGGGACGACTTCGCCCGCGACTCCGGGAAGGCCGTCATCCGGCTTCTCGAGGCCGGGATCATGCCACGCGACATCATGACCAAGGAGGCCTTCGAGAACGCCATAGCCGTGACCATGGCGCTCGGTGGTTCGACCAACGCGGTGCTGCACCTTCTAGCGATCGCGCACGAGGCCCGGGTTCCTCTGACGATCGAGGACTTCGACCGCGTCGGGAGGAAGGTTCCCCATATCGCGGACACCAAGCCGCACGGCCGCTACCACATGGTCGACATCGACAAGGTGGGCGGCGTACCTGTCGTCATGAAGGAACTGCTCGATGCCGGCTTGCTCCACGGAGACTGCCTGACGGTGACCGGACGGACGGTGGCCGAGAACCTGATGGCGCTCGACCCGCCCAAACCTGACGGCAAGGTCGTGCACCCGATCAGCGACGCGATCCACGCCGAAGGCGGGACCGCGATCCTGAAAGGCTCGCTGGCACCCGAGGGCGCCGTCGTCAAGATCGCCGGTATCGACCAGGACCGCTTCGACGGCACCGCCCGTGTGTTCGACGGTGAGGACAAGGCCATGGAGGCCATCCTGGCCGGCTCGATCCAGCCGGGCACCGTGCTCGTGATCCGCTACGAGGGCCCCAAAGGCGGCCCGGGTATGCGGGAGATGCTCGCCGTCACAGGTGCCATGAAGGGCGCCGGCCGGGGCGGGGACTGCGCACTCATCACCGACGGACGGTTCAGCGGCGGAACCCACGGCTTCTGCGTGGGCCACATCGCCCCCGAGGCGGTCGACGCCGGCCCCATCGCCTTCGTGGCCGACGGGGACCGGATCATCGTCGATGTGAACACCCGGTCCATCGACTTCGAGGTCGACCCAGCCGAACTGGAGCGGCGAAAGTCCGCCTGGTCGCCCCCGAAGCCCCGGTACAGCACCGGCGTGCTGGCCAAGTACGCCCGGCTGGTGAGAGGCGCCGAGACGGGAGCCGTAACGGAGCCGTAA
- the ilvN gene encoding acetolactate synthase small subunit — MAVSPTHQTLSVLVENRSGVLARVSGLFARRGFNIISLAVAPSDDERFSRINIVIDVEETSVEQITKQLFKLVNVVKITELHPSEAVERELLMATLAAGSDQRSSVIELVGVFEGRIVDVGPDALTVMLAGEPDRLDDFEELMRPYGITELQRTGRVALPKLDRQAPPRLRLTGKAS, encoded by the coding sequence ATGGCAGTCAGCCCCACCCACCAGACCCTCTCTGTGCTCGTCGAGAACAGGTCCGGCGTGCTCGCCCGTGTCAGCGGGCTGTTCGCACGCCGTGGCTTCAACATCATCTCGCTCGCCGTCGCCCCCTCGGACGACGAACGCTTCAGCCGCATCAACATCGTCATCGACGTGGAGGAGACCTCCGTCGAGCAGATCACCAAGCAGCTGTTCAAGCTCGTCAACGTCGTGAAGATCACGGAGCTCCACCCCTCGGAAGCGGTCGAGCGTGAACTGCTCATGGCCACGCTCGCGGCGGGGTCCGACCAGCGCAGCTCGGTCATCGAGCTCGTCGGCGTGTTCGAGGGCAGGATCGTCGACGTCGGGCCGGACGCCCTCACCGTGATGCTCGCCGGCGAGCCTGACAGACTCGACGACTTCGAGGAACTCATGCGACCCTACGGGATCACAGAACTGCAGCGCACCGGCCGTGTGGCGCTGCCCAAGCTCGACCGCCAGGCGCCCCCTCGCCTGCGTCTCACCGGAAAGGCAAGCTAG
- the serC gene encoding phosphoserine transaminase: MTTPTPPNSGTTDVRIPADLLPSDGRFGSGPSKVRREAVEALRAAGTSLLGTSHRQAAVRSLVGRVRKGLADLWELPEDYEVVLGNGGTTTFWDVATFGLIENHSQHLTFGEFSSKFAQAVAAAPHLGDPQIISSPPGTHPEAEGAAGVDFYALTHNETSTGVMMTLRRPEGVDLGALVAVDATSGAGGLRFDPRETDVYYFAPQKGFASDGGLWVAVLSPAAIERSKRIQESGRWAPASLDINIAIEQSRLDQTYNTPAVATLVMFAHQLEWILAGGGMDFSAGRSERSARTLYGWAEQTGYTTPFVAKPDERSNVVATIDFDESIDAAAVARILRANGILDTEPYRKLGRNQLRIAMFPAIDPEDIEALTRCMEYVVERL, from the coding sequence GTGACCACCCCCACTCCGCCGAATTCGGGCACGACCGACGTCCGCATACCCGCCGACCTGCTGCCCTCCGACGGGCGATTCGGGTCCGGCCCGTCCAAAGTCCGGCGGGAGGCCGTCGAAGCGCTGCGGGCGGCCGGTACCAGCCTGCTCGGGACCAGCCACCGGCAAGCCGCAGTGCGGTCCCTGGTGGGACGTGTACGGAAGGGGCTCGCCGACTTGTGGGAGCTGCCAGAGGACTACGAGGTGGTCCTGGGCAACGGCGGAACCACGACGTTCTGGGACGTGGCCACGTTCGGGCTGATCGAGAACCACAGCCAGCATCTGACCTTCGGGGAGTTCTCCTCGAAGTTCGCCCAGGCGGTGGCAGCAGCGCCGCACCTGGGCGACCCCCAGATCATCTCCAGCCCTCCGGGGACGCACCCGGAGGCCGAAGGCGCCGCCGGGGTGGATTTCTACGCTCTCACCCACAACGAGACGTCCACCGGTGTGATGATGACCCTGCGCCGCCCAGAGGGTGTCGACCTAGGCGCTCTTGTGGCGGTCGACGCAACTTCGGGGGCCGGCGGGCTCCGCTTCGACCCGCGCGAGACCGACGTCTACTACTTCGCCCCGCAGAAGGGTTTCGCGTCCGACGGGGGCCTGTGGGTTGCCGTCCTTTCACCCGCTGCGATCGAGCGGTCGAAGCGCATACAAGAATCAGGGCGCTGGGCGCCGGCGTCGCTGGACATCAACATCGCGATCGAACAGAGCCGTCTCGACCAGACCTACAACACGCCGGCGGTGGCGACGCTCGTCATGTTCGCCCACCAGCTCGAGTGGATCCTGGCCGGCGGCGGAATGGATTTCTCCGCGGGCCGTTCGGAGCGGTCGGCACGCACGCTGTACGGCTGGGCTGAGCAGACCGGATACACGACACCATTCGTCGCCAAGCCCGACGAGCGCAGCAATGTCGTGGCCACGATCGACTTCGACGAGAGCATCGACGCGGCGGCGGTGGCAAGGATCCTGAGGGCGAACGGCATCCTCGACACCGAGCCCTACAGGAAGCTGGGGCGGAACCAGCTACGGATAGCCATGTTTCCCGCCATCGATCCCGAAGACATCGAGGCGCTCACCCGCTGCATGGAGTACGTGGTGGAGCGCCTCTGA
- the ilvC gene encoding ketol-acid reductoisomerase, protein MAATVYYEKDADSGIIAGRKVAIIGYGSQGHAHALNLRDSGIDVRVALREGSSSKAKAEAAGLRVVSIAEAAREADVIMMLAPDTEMQAIYKADIEPNLKAGDAILFAHGFNVRFGLISAPERVDVAMVAPKGPGHLVRRTYEGGGGVPALIAVAQDATGKARDLALSYADAIGATRAGVLETTFAEETETDLFGEQVVLCGGLTSLIQAGFETLVDAGYQPESAYFECLHEVKLIVDLMYEHGIAGMRYSISDTAEYGDLTRGPRVINSAVRDEMKKILEEIQTGRFAEEWIAENKAGRPRYRQLQEEGRAHPIEKVGAELRAMMPFISAGSQRPQDVSGG, encoded by the coding sequence ATGGCAGCGACGGTCTACTACGAGAAGGACGCCGACTCCGGCATCATCGCCGGCCGCAAGGTGGCGATCATCGGTTACGGCTCACAGGGCCACGCCCACGCGTTGAACCTGCGCGACTCGGGTATCGACGTCCGGGTGGCCTTGCGAGAGGGCTCGTCGTCCAAGGCGAAGGCCGAGGCCGCCGGGCTCCGGGTCGTCTCGATCGCCGAGGCCGCACGCGAGGCCGACGTGATCATGATGCTCGCGCCGGACACCGAGATGCAGGCGATCTACAAAGCCGACATCGAACCCAACCTCAAAGCCGGTGACGCCATCCTCTTCGCGCACGGCTTCAACGTGCGCTTCGGACTCATCAGCGCGCCCGAACGCGTCGATGTCGCGATGGTCGCCCCGAAGGGTCCCGGCCACCTGGTGCGGCGCACCTACGAAGGCGGGGGCGGGGTGCCGGCGCTGATCGCCGTGGCGCAGGACGCCACGGGAAAAGCCCGGGATCTCGCTCTTTCCTACGCGGACGCGATCGGCGCTACGCGCGCCGGCGTGCTCGAGACCACGTTCGCCGAGGAGACCGAGACCGACCTGTTCGGCGAACAGGTCGTGCTCTGCGGCGGCCTCACCTCTCTGATCCAGGCCGGTTTCGAGACTCTTGTCGACGCCGGCTACCAGCCCGAGTCCGCTTATTTCGAATGCCTGCACGAGGTGAAGCTCATCGTCGACCTCATGTACGAGCACGGGATCGCCGGCATGCGCTACTCGATCTCGGACACAGCGGAGTACGGCGATCTCACGCGAGGCCCTCGGGTGATCAACTCGGCCGTACGTGACGAGATGAAGAAGATCCTGGAGGAGATCCAGACCGGTCGTTTCGCCGAGGAATGGATCGCGGAGAACAAGGCCGGGCGCCCCCGCTACCGCCAACTCCAGGAGGAGGGCCGTGCCCACCCGATCGAGAAGGTCGGTGCGGAATTGCGGGCGATGATGCCGTTCATCAGCGCCGGGTCTCAGCGTCCGCAAGACGTAAGCGGCGGATAG
- a CDS encoding alpha/beta hydrolase, whose protein sequence is MPRRASQPVGAATGAARSILPLALTANAIRPVSRTGPIGAWAFWPGWHVSELPLATLAVQLAGTGRFVRRRGWRTPAGSTRLLAQAASAAGLIALQQSAADSGRVLEEALDHGLGTGYRKHAEEAGIAPPEHPAVGAWGVMPTYIARRSRLRASGINYGPAGKRNLLDIWAREDLPADGKAPVLIQVPGGAWVSGETRWQAYPLMDRLIEAGWVCVPINYRLSPRATWPDHIIDVKRAIGWIKANIGRYGGDPDFVAITGGSAGGHLSSLAAMSANAPEFQPDFEEADTSVQAAVPFYGVYDLADWDDKGGPPRTIRFVERVLLKSRLASDPERWRLASPIGWVSEAAPPTMLIHGTNDSLVPVESARRMARALRERSRQPVVYAELPHAQHAFDIYASLRTRHTVRAVERFLAYVRATAQAPPAATSSSSKDTLSASA, encoded by the coding sequence GTGCCCCGCCGAGCCTCCCAGCCAGTCGGGGCGGCGACTGGCGCCGCCCGATCGATCCTCCCACTGGCTTTGACCGCGAACGCGATCCGTCCCGTTTCGCGGACCGGGCCGATCGGGGCTTGGGCGTTCTGGCCCGGTTGGCACGTGTCCGAACTTCCTCTGGCCACTCTCGCCGTGCAACTCGCCGGGACGGGCCGATTCGTGCGGCGCCGAGGCTGGCGGACACCCGCGGGGAGTACGCGGCTCCTCGCTCAAGCCGCTTCCGCCGCGGGGCTGATCGCGCTGCAGCAGAGCGCGGCCGACTCCGGCCGCGTCCTCGAAGAGGCCCTCGACCACGGCCTCGGCACCGGCTACCGCAAGCACGCCGAAGAGGCCGGGATCGCCCCGCCCGAGCATCCCGCCGTCGGCGCATGGGGCGTCATGCCCACCTACATCGCCAGACGATCACGGCTTCGCGCCTCCGGGATCAATTACGGGCCAGCCGGCAAGCGGAACCTCCTCGACATCTGGGCCCGCGAGGACCTGCCCGCCGACGGCAAAGCGCCGGTGCTGATCCAGGTCCCAGGCGGGGCGTGGGTGAGCGGGGAGACGCGCTGGCAGGCGTACCCCCTGATGGACCGGCTCATCGAAGCCGGCTGGGTGTGCGTTCCGATCAACTACCGCCTGAGCCCGCGGGCGACCTGGCCGGATCACATCATCGACGTCAAGCGCGCCATCGGCTGGATCAAGGCCAACATCGGGCGGTACGGCGGTGATCCGGATTTCGTCGCCATCACTGGGGGTTCCGCAGGCGGCCACCTCTCCTCACTGGCGGCGATGTCCGCGAACGCCCCCGAGTTCCAGCCCGATTTCGAGGAGGCCGACACCTCGGTCCAGGCCGCCGTGCCGTTCTACGGGGTCTACGACCTCGCCGATTGGGACGACAAGGGCGGACCGCCGCGGACCATCCGGTTCGTGGAGAGGGTGCTGTTGAAGTCGCGGCTCGCCAGTGATCCCGAGCGATGGCGGCTCGCCTCGCCGATCGGCTGGGTCAGCGAGGCGGCTCCCCCGACGATGCTGATACACGGCACCAACGACTCCCTCGTGCCCGTCGAAAGCGCGCGCCGGATGGCACGGGCCCTCCGGGAGAGATCACGCCAACCCGTCGTCTACGCAGAGCTTCCGCACGCCCAGCACGCCTTCGACATCTACGCCTCGCTGCGCACCCGGCACACGGTCCGGGCCGTGGAGCGATTCCTGGCCTACGTTCGGGCGACGGCTCAAGCCCCGCCGGCCGCCACCAGCAGCTCGTCGAAGGACACCCTGAGCGCGTCGGCGTAG